The following are encoded together in the Daucus carota subsp. sativus chromosome 5, DH1 v3.0, whole genome shotgun sequence genome:
- the LOC108222839 gene encoding elongation factor 2 produces MVKFTAEELRRIMDLKQNIRNMSVIAHVDHGKSTLTDSLVAAAGIIAQETAGDVRMTDTRADEAERGITIKSTGISLYYEMSDESLASFKGERKGNEYLINLIDSPGHVDFSSEVTAALRITDGALVVVDCIEGVCVQTETVLRQALGERIRPVLTVNKMDRCFLELQVDGEDAYQTYQRVIENANVIMATYEDPLLGDVQVYPEKGTVAFSAGLHGWAFTLTNFAKMYASKFGVDEAKMMERLWGENFFDPATKKWTTKNTGTATCKRGFVQFCYEPIKQIISTCMNDQKDKLWPMLKKLGVSMKSDEKDLMGKPLMKRVMQTWLPASTALLEMMIHHLPSPATAQRYRVENLYEGPLDDIYANAIRNCDPEGPLMLYVSKMIPASDKGRFFAFGRVFAGKVSTGLKVRIMGPNFVPGEKKDLYVKSVQRTVIWMGKKQETVEDVPCGNTVALVGLDQFITKNATLTNEKEVDAHPIKAMKFSVSPVVRVAVQCKVASDLPKLVEGLKRLSKSDPMVVCTIEESGEHIIAGAGELHLEICLKDLQDDFMGGAEIIQSDPVVSFRETVLEKSVRTVMSKSPNKHNRLYMEARPLEEGLAEAIDDGRIGPRDDPKIRSKILSEEFGWDKDLAKKIWCFGPETTGPNMVVDMCKGVQYLNEIKDSVVAGFQWASKEGALCEENMRGICFEVCDVVLHADAIHRGGGQVIPTARRVIYASQLTAKPRLLEPVYLVEIQAPEGALGGIYSVLNQKRGHVFEEMQRPGTPLYNIKAYLPVVESFGFSAQLRAATSGQAFPQSVFDHWDMMSSDPLEAGSQASTLVTDIRKRKGLKQQMTPLSDFEDKL; encoded by the coding sequence GAAAGTCAACACTTACCGATTCTCTCGTGGCTGCTGCTGGTATCATTGCACAAGAAACTGCTGGTGATGTCCGTATGACTGATACTCGTGCTGATGAAGCTGAGCGTGGTATTACCATCAAGTCTACTGGGATCTCTCTATACTATGAGATGTCAGATGAATCTCTGGCGAGCTTTAAGGGAGAACGAAAGGGGAATGAGTATCTCATCAATCTTATTGATTCTCCTGGACACGTTGACTTCTCATCAGAGGTCACTGCAGCTCTTCGTATCACAGATGGTGCGCTTGTTGTGGTTGATTGCATTGAAGGTGTTTGTGTCCAAACAGAAACTGTCCTTAGACAAGCTCTTGGTGAAAGGATTCGACCTGTTTTGACTGTCAACAAGATGGACAGGTGTTTCCTTGAGCTTCAGGTTGATGGTGAGGATGCTTACCAAACATATCAAAGAGTTATTGAGAATGCAAATGTTATTATGGCAACCTATGAAGATCCCCTCCTTGGTGACGTTCAGGTTTACCCTGAGAAAGGTACTGTTGCTTTCTCAGCTGGGTTGCACGGTTGGGCTTTCACCCTAACCAACTTCGCAAAGATGTATGCCTCCAAGTTTGGTGTTGACGAGGCTAAGATGATGGAAAGGCTCTGGGGTGAAAATTTCTTTGATCCTGCTACCAAAAAGTGGACCACCAAGAATACTGGAACTGCTACTTGCAAGCGTGGGTTTGTCCAGTTCTGTTATGAACCCATCAAGCAAATAATCAGTACCTGCATGAATGATCAGAAAGATAAGCTATGGCCTATGTTGAAGAAGCTTGGTGTTTCCATGAAGTCTGATGAGAAGGATCTGATGGGAAAGCCCTTGATGAAACGTGTCATGCAAACTTGGCTTCCTGCAAGTACTGCCCTATTGGAAATGATGATACACCATCTGCCTTCTCCGGCAACTGCTCAAAGATACCGTGTTGAAAATTTGTATGAGGGACCACTTGATGATATATATGCTAATGCTATTAGGAACTGTGATCCTGAGGGACCACTCATGCTTTATGTGTCCAAGATGATTCCAGCTTCTGACAAAGGAAGGTTTTTTGCATTTGGTCGTGTCTTTGCTGGCAAGGTATCCACTGGGTTGAAGGTCAGGATCATGGGTCCGAACTTTGTTCCTGGGGAGAAGAAAGATTTATATGTGAAGAGTGTTCAAAGAACTGTTATTTGGATGGGAAAGAAGCAGGAAACTGTGGAAGATGTGCCGTGCGGAAACACAGTTGCTCTGGTTGGTTTGGATCAGTTTATCACCAAAAATGCTACTTTGACAAATGAGAAAGAAGTTGATGCCCATCCTATCAAAGCAATGAAGTTTTCTGTCTCACCTGTTGTGCGTGTGGCTGTTCAGTGCAAGGTTGCCTCTGACCTTCCCAAACTTGTGGAAGGGCTGAAGCGATTGTCCAAATCTGATCCTATGGTTGTTTGTACTATTGAAGAGTCTGGAGAGCATATTATTGCTGGTGCTGGGGAGCTTCACCTTGAGATCTGCTTGAAGGATTTGCAGGATGACTTTATGGGTGGTGCTGAAATTATTCAGTCAGATCCAGTTGTTTCCTTCCGTGAAACTGTGCTTGAGAAGTCTGTCCGTACTGTGATGAGCAAGTCCCCCAACAAGCATAATCGTTTGTACATGGAAGCTAGACCACTAGAAGAAGGACTTGCTGAGGCTATTGATGATGGTCGCATTGGTCCCAGGGATGATCCTAAGATCCGATCCAAAATTTTGTCTGAAGAGTTTGGCTGGGACAAAGATCTTGCAAAGAAAATCTGGTGTTTTGGTCCCGAGACTACTGGTCCAAATATGGTGGTTGATATGTGTAAGGGAGTACAGTACCTTAATGAAATTAAGGATTCTGTTGTTGCCGGTTTCCAGTGGGCATCAAAGGAAGGTGCTTTATGTGAGGAAAACATGCGAGGAATTTGCTTTGAGGTTTGTGATGTTGTTCTCCATGCTGATGCTATTCACAGAGGTGGTGGCCAGGTTATCCCAACTGCAAGGAGGGTTATATATGCTTCTCAGCTAACTGCCAAACCACGTCTCCTGGAACCTGTTTACCTGGTGGAAATTCAAGCGCCAGAAGGTGCCCTTGGTGGAATTTATAGTGTTCTCAATCAGAAGCGTGGGCATGTGTTCGAAGAAATGCAGAGGCCTGGTACCCCTCTGTACAACATTAAGGCATACCTTCCTGTTGTTGAGTCTTTTGGATTCTCAGCCCAATTACGAGCTGCTACCTCAGGGCAAGCTTTCCCACAAAGTGTCTTTGATCATTGGGACATGATGAGTTCTGATCCTTTGGAGGCTGGATCCCAGGCATCAACTCTTGTAACTGATATTCGCAAGCGCAAGGGTTTGAAGCAACAGATGACACCTCTATCCGATTTCGAGGACAAGCTGTAA